A window of Tripterygium wilfordii isolate XIE 37 chromosome 7, ASM1340144v1, whole genome shotgun sequence contains these coding sequences:
- the LOC120001503 gene encoding root phototropism protein 2 produces MATTPVRSNSRLSLAMERTGQWVFSQDIPADVVVEVCEATFSLHKFMLVAKSNYIRKMIMDSGEADLTRISLPDIPGGPETFEKAAKFCYGVNFEITVHNVAALRCAADYLQMTDAYCDSNLASRTEDFLSQVALSSLSGAVVVLKSCENFLPIAEDLMIVQRCVDVISGKACKEANFPSRSPPNWWTEELSILDVELFGRVITAMKQRGAKALTQASALITYADMALRELVRDHSGDGSKTVGPDDSDLRVRQRKLLESIVALFPSEKAAFPINFLCCLLRSAIFLKTSSACKTGLEKRISEILEHVTVEDLLVLSFTYDGERLFDLESVRRIVSGFMEKEKSMAVFSGGDFKEVCSAAMQRVAKTVDSYLAEIATCTDLSISKFNGIAMLVPKGARKVDDDLYRAVDIYLKAHQNLDEIEREKACSVMDPLKLSYEARVHASQNKRLPVQIVLHALYYDQLKLRSGTDDGNQLTKTTTTTTTTRSQLQTDLSLVRENEALRSELTKMKLYISDMQKNQGLGSSAKSSTAAAGSSRKGTFFSSMSKTLGKLNPFRHGSKDTSHLEDVDIVNKPRRRRFSVS; encoded by the exons ATGGCGACTACTCCAGTAAGGAGCAACAGCAGACTCTCTCTGGCAATGGAGAGGACTGGCCAATG GGTCTTTTCTCAAGATATTCCAGCTGATGTGGTGGTTGAAGTCTGCGAAGCCACGTTTTCTCTTCACAAG TTCATGTTGGTGGCGAAGAGCAATTACATCAGAAAGATGATAATGGACTCGGGAGAAGCAGACTTGACGAGAATAAGCCTCCCTGACATTCCGGGAGGTCCGGAAACCTTTGAGAAGGCGGCCAAGTTCTGTTACGGCGTTAACTTCGAGATCACTGTCCACAACGTAGCTGCTCTCCGCTGTGCAGCTGACTATCTCCAGATGACGGATGCCTACTGCGACAGCAACCTCGCCAGCCGCACCGAGGACTTTCTTTCTCAAGTTGCCTTGTCCAGCCTCTCCGGTGCCGTCGTGGTCCTCAAGTCTTGCGAGAATTTCCTTCCCATAGCCGAGGACCTCATGATTGTCCAAAGATGCGTGGACGTTATCAGTGGCAAA GCGTGTAAAGAGGCCAATTTCCCGAGCCGGTCGCCTCCGAACTGGTGGACGGAGGAGCTATCAATCTTAGACGTTGAACTCTTCGGGAGAGTCATCACCGCAATGAAGCAGCGAGGAGCCAAGGCCCTGACACAAGCTAGTGCTTTGATAACATACGCAGATATGGCTCTTAGAGAACTGGTCCGCGACCATTCTGGGGACGGTTCCAAGACGGTAGGCCCTGACGACTCGGATCTCCGAGTCCGCCAACGAAAACTCCTGGAGTCCATCGTGGCTCTCTTCCCATCGGAGAAAGCCGCTTTCCCTATCAACTTCCTCTGCTGCCTTCTTCGGTCGGCCATTTTCCTCAAAACTTCAAGTGCTTGCAAGACTGGGCTGGAGAAGAGGATCTCGGAGATATTGGAGCACGTGACGGTAGAAGATCTCCTGGTTCTGTCATTTACTTACGACGGGGAGAGGCTCTTTGATCTGGAGAGCGTGAGGAGGATTGTTTCGGGATTcatggagaaggagaagagcATGGCCGTGTTTAGCGGGGGCGATTTCAAGGAAGTATGTTCCGCTGCTATGCAAAGAGTAGCCAAGACTGTGGATTCTTATCTGGCAGAGATCGCAACCTGCACTGACCTCAGTATCTCAAAGTTCAACGGCATCGCAATGCTAGTCCCCAAAGGTGCTAGAAAAGTCGACGACGACCTGTATCGCGCTGTTGACATATACCTCAAG GCTCATCAAAATCTGGACGAGATAGAGCGAGAGAAAGCTTGCAGTGTGATGGACCCACTTAAGCTTTCCTACGAAGCACGAGTCCACGCTTCACAGAACAAGCGCTTGCCGGTGCAGATAGTTCTCCACGCGCTCTACTACGATCAGCTTAAGCTAAGGAGCGGGACTGATGACGGAAACCAGCTGACTAAGACTACCACTACGACTACGACTACGAGGAGTCAATTGCAGACAGACTTGTCACTGGTGAGGGAGAACGAGGCCTTGCGATCCGAGCTGACCAAGATGAAACTTTACATCTCAGACATGCAGAAAAACCAAGGGTTAGGGAGCTCAGCCAAGAGTAGTACTGCTGCTGCAGGGAGCAGCAGGAAGGGAACCTTCTTCTCCTCCATGTCCAAGACTTTGGGGAAGCTCAACCCCTTCAGGCATGGCTCCAAGGACACCTCTCATTTGGAGGACGTGGATATTGTTAACAAACCTAGGAGGAGAAGGTTCTCCGTCTCTTAG
- the LOC120001565 gene encoding 26S proteasome regulatory subunit 6B homolog, which yields MAVSVSAMIVDSKLPADPPPSIPMTRSDTFDSLSDEEDLYSRLKSLQRQLEFIDIQEEYVKDEQKNLKRELLRAQEEVKRIQSVPLVIGQFMEMVDQNNGIVGSTTGSNYYVRILSTINRELLKPSASVALHRHSNALVDVLPPEADSSISLLSQSEKPDVTYNDIGGCDIQKQEIREAVELPLTHHDLYKQIGIDPPRGVLLYGPPGTGKTMLAKAVANHTTAAFIRVVGSEFVQKYLGEGPRMVRDVFRLAKENAPSIIFIDEVDAIATARFDAQTGADREVQRILMELLNQMDGFDQTVNVKVIMATNRADTLDPALLRPGRLDRKIEFPLPDRRQKRLVFQVCTAKMNLSDEVDLEDYVSRPDKISAAEIAAICQEAGMHAVRKNRYVILPKDFEKGYRTNVKKPDTDFEFYK from the exons ATGGCTGTTTCTGTTTCTGCAATGATTGTGGACTCAAAGCTTCCAGCGGACCCTCCGCCTTCCATCCCCATGACCAGATCCGACACTTTTGACTCATTGTCAGACGAGGAGGACCTCTACAGTCGTCTAAAGTCCCTGCAGCGTCAGCTTGAATTCATTGATATCCAGGAAGAATATGTCAAGGACGAGCAGAAGAATCTCAAGCGCGAGCTTCTCCGCGCCCAAGAGGAGGTCAAGCGGATCCAGTCTGTTCCCCTCGTTATTGGTCAGTTCATGGAGATGGTCGACCAGAACAATGGCATCGTTGGCTCTACGACCGGTTCCAACTATTACGTCCGGATCCTTAGCACCATCAATCGTGAATTGTTGAAGCCCTCCGCTTCCGTAGCACTCCACCGCCACTCTAACGCTCTGGTCGATGTGCTACCTCCGGAGGCAGACTCTAGCATCTCTCTGCTTAGCCAGTCCGAGAAGCCCGATGTTACCTATAAC GATATTGGAGGATGTGACATCCAAAAGCAGGAAATTCGTGAGGCAGTGGAGTTGCCACTCACTCACCATGATCTATACAAACAGATTGGCATAGATCCTCCTCGTGGTGTTTTGCTCTATGGTCCTCCGGGAACTGGAAAAACCATGCTTGCCAAGGCCGTTGCTAATCATACGACTGCTGCTTTCATTAGAGTTGTTGGCTCTGAATTTGTGCAGAAGTATTTGGGAGAG GGCCCTAGGATGGTTCGTGATGTTTTTCGTCTAGCCAAGGAGAATGCTCCTTCAATCATCTTTATTGATGAGGTAGATGCTATAGCTACTGCTCGATTTGATGCTCAAACTGGAGCCGATAGAGAAGTTCAGAGGATTCTTATGGAACTTCTTAATCAG ATGGATGGGTTTGATCAAACAGTCAATGTTAAGGTCATTATGGCGACTAATCGTGCGGATACTTTGGACCCTGCACTTTTGCGTCCTGGAAGGCTTGACCGAAAGATTGAATTTCCTTTGCCTGATAGGAGGCAAAAGAGACTAGTTTTTCAG GTTTGCACTGCTAAGATGAACTTAAGTGATGAGGTGGACCTGGAGGATTATGTTTCTCGGCCAGATAAGATTAGTGCAGCTGAG ATTGCAGCTATTTGTCAAGAAGCAGGAATGCATGCAGTACGCAAGAATAGGTATGTCATACTCCCTAAGGACTTTGAGAAGGGCTACCGAACCAACGTGAAGAAGCCTGACACCGACTTTGAATTCTACAAATGA